In Halovivax gelatinilyticus, the following are encoded in one genomic region:
- a CDS encoding BsuPI-related putative proteinase inhibitor, which translates to MSLTGSLETARDEDGITFTLVVTNEGDEPITARFSNGCRVDVAVTDDGGEIWRYTDGRMFTQVLGEETFEPGESRRFDVQWRDPEPGSYAADGELTAQNRTCTATTEFSV; encoded by the coding sequence ATGTCACTCACCGGGTCGCTCGAAACGGCGCGCGACGAAGACGGGATCACGTTCACGCTGGTCGTCACGAACGAGGGAGACGAACCGATCACCGCGCGGTTTTCGAACGGCTGTCGCGTCGACGTCGCCGTCACCGACGACGGCGGCGAGATCTGGCGCTACACCGACGGGCGAATGTTTACGCAGGTGCTCGGCGAGGAGACGTTCGAACCGGGCGAATCGCGACGGTTCGACGTCCAGTGGCGTGACCCAGAGCCGGGGTCTTACGCGGCCGACGGTGAACTGACGGCCCAGAACCGGACCTGCACGGCGACGACCGAGTTTTCCGTCTGA
- a CDS encoding DUF6159 family protein, which yields MQLLDRLKTGLVLTKDAILVLRHHPRLVIFPVVSAITGLAFLALFLGVTFGLMAIDPQGAMLVGLGAAYLVLTFVSSFFAAGLVHQTREALADNEPSLKAGMNAAWEVKGQLFVWALISATIGVLINALENSDSRLARLFGTIFGVAWTLMTFFIIPVIVFERTSITGMFKESAGTFKELWGETPVSLIAVQVIGFLVVLPFVVIGYALYPIDPIFTIGAVLTGVLLSFLIGQTLQGVIKTTLYLYATEGKRAEEFDDVDLDALTSDRSAEKKSASPPKTGGFH from the coding sequence ATGCAGCTACTCGATCGCCTGAAAACGGGTCTCGTGCTGACGAAAGACGCGATACTGGTGTTGCGCCACCACCCGCGACTGGTGATCTTCCCCGTCGTGAGCGCCATCACCGGATTGGCCTTTCTCGCGCTGTTTCTCGGCGTGACGTTCGGCCTGATGGCCATCGATCCCCAGGGGGCGATGCTCGTCGGCCTCGGGGCGGCGTACCTCGTGTTGACGTTCGTCTCCTCGTTTTTCGCCGCCGGGCTGGTTCACCAGACGCGCGAGGCACTCGCCGACAACGAGCCGTCGCTGAAAGCGGGGATGAACGCCGCCTGGGAGGTAAAGGGCCAACTCTTCGTCTGGGCGCTCATCAGTGCGACAATCGGCGTGCTCATCAACGCGCTCGAAAACTCCGACTCGCGACTAGCCCGACTGTTCGGAACGATATTCGGCGTCGCCTGGACGCTCATGACCTTCTTCATCATCCCCGTCATCGTCTTCGAGCGAACCTCGATCACGGGAATGTTCAAAGAGAGCGCGGGAACGTTCAAGGAACTCTGGGGCGAGACGCCAGTGAGCCTGATCGCCGTTCAGGTGATCGGCTTTCTCGTCGTTTTGCCGTTCGTCGTCATCGGCTACGCGCTGTACCCGATCGATCCCATCTTCACCATCGGGGCGGTGCTCACCGGCGTCCTGCTCTCCTTCCTGATCGGACAGACGCTCCAGGGCGTCATCAAGACCACGCTGTACCTCTACGCGACCGAGGGTAAGCGCGCCGAAGAGTTCGACGACGTGGACCTGGACGCGCTCACCAGCGATCGATCCGCCGAGAAGAAGTCGGCGAGTCCACCGAAGACGGGCGGATTCCACTAG
- a CDS encoding CBS domain-containing protein has protein sequence MTLTEIATTDVVTVDPDTEIRAVLTQMDERHVGSAVVTDGDDPTGIITDRMIAMAFRETDSVTDLVASDVMTDDLVTTSEDRTHYEVLETMRDEGIRRLPIVSDGTLSGIITLDDLLMVTAAELSNASDVIERQASGS, from the coding sequence ATGACGCTAACAGAGATCGCAACGACGGACGTTGTAACGGTCGATCCCGACACGGAGATCAGAGCGGTACTCACCCAGATGGACGAGCGACACGTCGGCAGCGCCGTCGTGACCGACGGCGACGACCCGACGGGAATCATCACCGATCGAATGATCGCGATGGCGTTTCGCGAGACCGACTCGGTGACCGACCTGGTTGCGAGCGACGTCATGACCGACGATCTCGTGACGACGTCCGAAGATCGGACTCACTACGAGGTGCTGGAGACGATGCGGGACGAGGGGATCAGGCGACTCCCGATCGTCTCAGACGGGACGCTCTCTGGAATCATCACACTCGACGACCTCCTGATGGTCACGGCCGCTGAGCTGTCGAACGCCTCCGACGTGATCGAACGTCAGGCGAGCGGATCGTAG
- a CDS encoding sodium:solute symporter family protein, producing the protein MLSLAQLTFLSYLVFVLLVGLYAGRFTEKTPADFYLAGRTIGPITLALTLAATVLSAFTVFGIGEDVVGGGLGVFSFLAIAAVFYTFVFATVGVALYRIGRERDVLTPSEYVRERYDSPLLGLCYLVVTGVFMVAMIAGQLIGGGVALETLVDVPYEYAILAMAAFMIVYVHVAGYRGVVWSDVIQSTVLLVILASVVGYVLFGLDGSAIAADAVETQPGLFDVTGPLELWTPLFVVTAALAFTVGVPGYPHTIQRYFSATDESTMVSSGFLFAAIAIPIYLFGALLGAWALGVIPMPENPEYVIPLFVEALLHPVVFGVVMAAATAAIMSTADSVALTMSSMISRDVYATFVDPDASPRVEVRVTQVLLIAIVCASVGLALVRPAGIFALIELAVVGFAATTAPVFLGAYWRRATAPAGVASLLCGPGVTVLFSTGTIPGAYTFGMHYGFVGVLVAYAIFVGVSLTTSAPSTDAISTHSRRFLQRGE; encoded by the coding sequence ATGCTGTCGCTCGCGCAACTGACCTTCCTGAGTTACCTCGTCTTCGTGCTCCTGGTGGGGCTCTACGCCGGCAGATTTACCGAGAAGACGCCCGCCGATTTCTACCTGGCCGGCCGAACCATCGGACCGATCACCCTAGCGCTGACGCTGGCGGCGACCGTTCTGAGCGCGTTCACCGTCTTCGGGATCGGCGAAGACGTCGTCGGTGGCGGCCTCGGCGTCTTCTCGTTTCTCGCGATCGCGGCCGTCTTCTACACGTTCGTCTTCGCGACCGTCGGCGTCGCGCTCTATCGTATCGGCCGTGAACGAGACGTCCTCACCCCCTCGGAGTACGTCCGGGAGCGCTACGACAGTCCCCTGCTCGGGCTGTGCTATCTCGTCGTCACCGGCGTCTTCATGGTCGCCATGATCGCCGGCCAGCTGATCGGCGGCGGCGTCGCGCTGGAGACGCTCGTCGACGTCCCCTACGAGTACGCGATCCTGGCGATGGCGGCTTTCATGATCGTCTACGTCCACGTGGCGGGCTATCGCGGCGTCGTCTGGTCGGACGTGATTCAGTCGACGGTCCTGCTCGTGATCCTCGCGAGCGTCGTCGGTTACGTGCTCTTCGGCCTCGACGGTTCGGCCATCGCGGCGGATGCGGTCGAAACCCAGCCGGGACTGTTCGACGTAACCGGGCCATTGGAACTGTGGACCCCGCTGTTCGTCGTGACGGCGGCGCTCGCCTTTACGGTCGGCGTTCCCGGCTATCCACACACCATCCAGCGCTACTTCTCGGCGACCGACGAGTCGACGATGGTCAGTTCCGGATTTCTCTTCGCGGCGATCGCGATTCCGATCTACCTCTTCGGCGCGTTACTCGGCGCGTGGGCGCTCGGGGTCATTCCGATGCCGGAGAACCCGGAGTACGTGATCCCGCTGTTCGTCGAGGCGCTGTTACACCCCGTGGTCTTCGGTGTCGTCATGGCGGCGGCGACGGCGGCGATCATGTCGACGGCCGACTCGGTCGCGCTGACGATGAGTTCGATGATCAGCCGGGACGTCTACGCCACGTTCGTCGATCCCGACGCGAGCCCGCGGGTCGAAGTTCGAGTCACGCAGGTGCTGTTGATCGCGATCGTCTGCGCGTCGGTCGGCCTCGCCCTGGTCCGGCCGGCCGGTATCTTCGCTCTCATCGAACTGGCGGTCGTCGGATTTGCTGCGACCACGGCACCGGTTTTTCTCGGCGCCTACTGGCGGCGAGCAACCGCTCCGGCGGGCGTCGCCTCCTTGCTCTGCGGTCCCGGGGTCACCGTCCTGTTCTCGACGGGTACGATCCCTGGGGCGTACACGTTCGGTATGCACTACGGGTTCGTCGGCGTCCTCGTCGCCTACGCGATTTTCGTCGGGGTTAGCCTCACGACGAGCGCGCCGTCGACCGACGCCATCTCGACTCACTCGCGTCGATTCTTACAGCGCGGCGAGTGA
- a CDS encoding TetR/AcrR family transcriptional regulator — MSEDADRDETTRAIMEGTYRALCEHGYPETTISKIADEFGRSRSLLYYHYEDKDELLTDFLRFLIDRVESDLDTEALDDPAEELTQSIDRFVPEPMDDDQLNFRQAYFEIRSQAPHKPTYRALIGETDALIIDHLADTIERGIEDGTFRAVDAEATASFLYSSMYGTMVRGVTLEEQSLIRRNRETLFDYVDRHLRS; from the coding sequence ATGAGTGAGGACGCCGATCGAGACGAGACGACCCGGGCGATCATGGAAGGGACCTACCGGGCGCTCTGTGAACACGGCTATCCCGAAACCACGATCTCGAAGATCGCAGACGAGTTCGGCCGGAGCCGATCGCTGTTGTACTACCACTACGAGGACAAAGACGAACTCCTCACCGACTTTCTTCGGTTTCTGATCGACCGAGTCGAGTCCGATCTCGACACGGAGGCGCTCGACGACCCTGCGGAGGAACTCACCCAGTCGATCGATCGGTTCGTCCCCGAACCGATGGACGACGATCAGCTCAACTTTCGCCAGGCGTACTTCGAAATTCGCTCGCAGGCGCCGCACAAACCAACCTACCGGGCGCTGATCGGCGAAACCGACGCGCTCATCATCGACCACCTGGCCGACACGATCGAACGGGGGATCGAGGACGGGACGTTTCGCGCGGTCGACGCCGAGGCGACGGCGTCGTTTCTCTACTCGTCGATGTACGGGACCATGGTCCGCGGGGTGACGCTCGAGGAGCAATCGCTGATCCGACGGAACCGGGAGACGCTTTTCGACTACGTCGATCGCCACCTGCGTTCGTGA
- a CDS encoding TetR/AcrR family transcriptional regulator, which produces MTDDARDAIMLATYEALRAEGYSELTAQSIADRTDKSKAALFYHYESKDELIGAFIDYLVEGFEARIERTSDQRPVDRLAAFVEWWCGPAAAEETGYLSAMLELRAQAPYNETYREKLRASDDQLRSALVEILEDGMDSGEFRPHDAEVVADLLLAAADGARIRQLTIGRDSYSETVRDGLVAHLLADLLEPETAYPADPSISIPPDERLDGVETSDEAEGSVRTDGEETE; this is translated from the coding sequence GTGACCGACGACGCCCGCGATGCGATCATGCTCGCCACCTACGAAGCGCTCCGTGCTGAGGGCTACAGCGAGCTGACCGCACAGTCTATCGCCGATCGGACGGACAAGAGCAAGGCGGCGCTCTTCTACCACTACGAGTCGAAAGACGAGCTGATCGGGGCGTTCATCGACTACCTCGTCGAAGGGTTCGAAGCGCGGATCGAGCGGACCAGTGATCAACGGCCGGTCGACCGACTGGCCGCGTTCGTCGAGTGGTGGTGCGGTCCCGCCGCGGCGGAGGAGACGGGATACCTCTCGGCGATGCTCGAACTCAGGGCGCAGGCGCCGTACAACGAGACCTACCGGGAGAAATTGCGCGCCAGCGACGATCAGCTTCGGTCGGCGCTGGTAGAGATCCTAGAAGACGGGATGGATTCTGGTGAATTTCGGCCACACGACGCCGAGGTGGTCGCCGATCTGCTCCTCGCGGCCGCAGACGGCGCTCGAATCCGCCAGCTGACGATCGGACGAGATTCCTACAGCGAGACGGTTCGCGACGGCCTCGTCGCCCATCTGCTCGCCGATCTCCTCGAACCCGAGACGGCCTATCCCGCCGATCCGTCCATTTCGATCCCGCCGGACGAGCGACTCGACGGGGTCGAAACGAGCGACGAAGCGGAGGGATCGGTGCGAACGGACGGTGAGGAGACCGAATGA
- a CDS encoding MATE family efflux transporter has translation MSGGTDRSVNVTDGELFKPLMVLSAPIVASQVLNVGYNLADTYWVGRLGGDAIAAMSYSWAVVFLMISVGGGLTVAGTVLIAQNKGAGNYARSSHVAGQTLSFVTIVAVALAAVGYVLTPWLMRMVGADPGGDAYAYAVGYTRIMFLGIAFMFWFFIFDALSRGWGDTRTPLYLMAISVTLNVIIDPFLILGFDGNPLFAWVGATGLESTLYAATGFDGWGVDGAAIATIISRALAAAIGLYLLFTGKVGLDPSLSDLWLDRATVRKIIDIGAPVATEQGVRAFGITVLTAVIALAGTEAVAAYGIVTRLSSLLFMPALGLARGTETVVGQNLGADQVDRAKQAVKLSSIVIVSAFVVVVALAYPYAETITGIFIESGTEDAAQVVEYAAAYVFIAGPSYVMLGVFQIMLGGLRGSGSTRAAMVLSIQELWLWRIPIALVAVVWLDMGVYGVWYAVAISYVASAIITAAWFLRGTWTENVIEDDIGHHVPGD, from the coding sequence ATGAGCGGCGGTACTGACCGATCGGTCAACGTCACCGACGGCGAACTGTTCAAACCGTTGATGGTGCTGTCGGCGCCGATCGTCGCCTCGCAGGTGTTAAACGTCGGCTACAACTTAGCCGATACCTACTGGGTCGGTCGATTGGGCGGCGACGCTATCGCCGCGATGTCGTACTCGTGGGCGGTCGTCTTCCTGATGATCAGCGTCGGTGGCGGGCTCACCGTCGCGGGAACGGTACTGATCGCCCAGAACAAGGGCGCCGGAAACTACGCTCGCTCTAGCCACGTCGCCGGCCAGACGCTCTCGTTCGTGACGATCGTCGCGGTCGCGTTAGCCGCGGTCGGTTACGTCCTGACGCCGTGGTTGATGCGAATGGTCGGGGCGGATCCGGGTGGCGACGCCTACGCGTACGCCGTGGGATACACGCGGATCATGTTCCTCGGCATCGCCTTCATGTTCTGGTTTTTCATCTTCGACGCGCTCTCTCGCGGCTGGGGCGACACGCGAACGCCGCTGTACCTGATGGCGATCAGCGTCACGCTCAACGTGATCATCGACCCATTCCTGATCCTCGGCTTCGACGGCAATCCGCTGTTCGCCTGGGTCGGCGCGACCGGTCTCGAGTCGACCCTGTACGCCGCGACCGGATTCGACGGCTGGGGGGTCGACGGGGCGGCGATCGCGACGATCATCTCACGGGCGCTCGCCGCGGCGATCGGCCTCTACTTGCTCTTTACGGGGAAGGTCGGCCTCGATCCATCGCTCTCGGATCTCTGGCTCGACCGCGCGACGGTTCGAAAGATCATCGACATCGGCGCGCCGGTGGCGACCGAGCAGGGCGTGCGGGCGTTCGGCATCACCGTGTTGACGGCCGTAATCGCGCTCGCCGGGACCGAAGCCGTCGCCGCCTACGGGATCGTCACCCGACTCTCGTCGCTTTTGTTCATGCCGGCGCTCGGGCTCGCCCGGGGAACCGAAACCGTCGTGGGCCAGAACCTCGGCGCCGACCAGGTCGACCGGGCCAAGCAGGCCGTCAAACTGAGTTCGATCGTCATCGTCTCCGCGTTCGTCGTAGTCGTCGCGCTCGCGTACCCCTACGCGGAGACCATTACGGGTATCTTCATCGAGTCCGGCACCGAGGACGCAGCGCAGGTGGTCGAGTACGCCGCCGCCTACGTGTTCATCGCCGGGCCGTCCTACGTCATGCTCGGGGTGTTTCAGATCATGCTCGGCGGGCTGCGCGGCAGCGGTTCGACTCGCGCCGCGATGGTGCTCTCGATCCAGGAGCTGTGGCTCTGGCGGATCCCGATCGCCCTCGTAGCCGTCGTATGGCTCGATATGGGCGTCTACGGCGTCTGGTACGCCGTCGCGATCTCGTACGTCGCCTCGGCGATCATCACCGCCGCCTGGTTCCTCCGGGGAACCTGGACCGAAAACGTCATCGAGGACGACATCGGTCACCACGTTCCCGGAGACTGA
- a CDS encoding MFS transporter, which yields MSENRAQFRALYLTRFAEGFGFITLITLLPYYINDLDPSGTTILGVTISAGLVIGMYTTGFTLAQTAAIVPLAWGGDRFDKRTVLLVVLAIGIGAYALFPIVDSSGSFIAIRALQGIAVTGAGLMTLSLVGQIAHAGTRANHIGKANAASFGASIIGSVSAGSLYDAFGFGPIFAIIVVIMFVAWIGTFVYLDPDETRIEGFPFTDLALNRRIVTLSTFRIQYAFSVTLVRTWIPIFAGVAAAEGGLAYGGFAVALTVTAEKFTNMCCQPFTGRLSDGYGRAAFVFAGGLAYGLIALTVPFSPAIGSALGMPSDLIITVPAILAGISLPALVPVETIPHQLTIVRDVSPAFVPLVVISGLLGVADSFREPASMALFADEGTEEGGVASSFGIRELVWRPGSVIAPLLGGWLMVEVGMSSVFFLGGAFALTGALTFLAVLLWFHGPRALTTW from the coding sequence GTGAGCGAAAACAGGGCGCAGTTTCGAGCGCTGTATCTCACCCGGTTCGCCGAAGGGTTCGGGTTCATCACGCTGATCACGCTGTTGCCGTACTACATCAACGATCTCGATCCGTCGGGGACGACGATCCTCGGCGTGACGATCAGCGCCGGGCTCGTCATCGGGATGTACACGACAGGGTTTACGCTCGCGCAGACGGCGGCGATCGTCCCGCTCGCCTGGGGCGGCGACCGGTTCGATAAGCGGACCGTCCTCCTCGTCGTCCTTGCGATCGGGATCGGCGCCTACGCGCTGTTTCCGATAGTCGATTCGAGCGGCTCGTTCATCGCGATTCGAGCCCTTCAGGGCATCGCGGTCACCGGCGCGGGCCTGATGACACTCTCGCTCGTCGGCCAGATCGCCCACGCGGGCACCCGGGCGAATCACATCGGCAAGGCCAACGCCGCGAGCTTCGGCGCGTCGATCATCGGAAGTGTCAGCGCCGGGAGCCTCTACGACGCCTTCGGTTTCGGCCCCATCTTCGCCATCATCGTCGTCATCATGTTCGTCGCCTGGATCGGGACGTTCGTCTACCTCGATCCGGACGAGACGCGCATCGAGGGCTTTCCGTTCACCGATCTCGCGCTCAATCGCCGGATCGTGACGCTCTCAACCTTTCGTATCCAGTACGCGTTTTCGGTCACGCTCGTGAGAACGTGGATCCCCATCTTCGCCGGCGTCGCCGCCGCGGAGGGTGGCCTGGCCTACGGTGGATTCGCCGTCGCGCTCACCGTGACGGCCGAGAAGTTCACCAACATGTGCTGTCAGCCGTTCACCGGGCGGCTCTCCGACGGCTACGGCCGCGCGGCTTTCGTCTTCGCGGGCGGCCTCGCCTACGGCCTCATCGCGCTGACGGTTCCCTTCTCGCCGGCGATCGGATCGGCACTCGGTATGCCGAGCGATCTCATCATCACCGTCCCGGCGATACTCGCCGGCATCAGCCTTCCTGCGCTCGTTCCAGTCGAGACGATCCCACACCAGCTGACCATCGTCCGCGACGTCTCTCCGGCGTTCGTGCCGCTGGTCGTCATCTCCGGGCTCCTCGGCGTCGCCGACAGCTTTCGGGAGCCGGCGAGCATGGCCCTGTTCGCCGACGAGGGAACTGAAGAGGGTGGCGTCGCGTCGAGTTTCGGTATCCGGGAACTCGTCTGGCGGCCGGGAAGCGTCATCGCTCCGTTGCTCGGTGGCTGGCTCATGGTAGAGGTGGGAATGTCGTCTGTGTTCTTCCTCGGCGGCGCGTTCGCGCTGACCGGGGCCCTCACGTTCCTCGCCGTGCTTCTCTGGTTCCACGGACCCCGGGCGCTTACGACGTGGTAA